In Novosphingobium kaempferiae, the DNA window GCCACCGCGCGCGGAACCTCGCTGCCCGAACAGATGGTCGACAGCGACGGGCGCATCGTCATTCCCTTCGTGGGCAACGTGCAGGCCGCCGGCCGCACGCCCCAGGACATCGCGCGCGAGATCACCGCGCGTCTCGCCGGCAAGGCGCATCAGCCGCAGGCCATCGTGCGCCTCGTGCGCAATGCCACTGCGGCGGTCACCGTCGTCGGCGATGTCGGCGGCAGCACCCGCGTGCCGCTGAGCGCCCGGGGCGAGCGCGTGCTCGACGTGCTCGCCAGCGCGGGCGGCGCCAGGCAGCCGGTGAACAAGACCATGGTGCGCATCACGCGCGGCGCCCAGACGTCGGCGATGCCGCTCGAAGCGGTGATCCGCGATCCGCGGCAGAACGTCATCCTCCAGCCCGACGACGTGATGACGGTGCTGTTCCAGCCCTACAGCTTCGTCGCGCTGGGTGCGACCAACCGCAACGAGGAAGTGCCCTTCGAGGCGACCGGCGTGACGCTGGTCCAGGCGCTCGGCCGCGTCGCCGGCCTGCAGGATGCGCGCGCCGACGTGAAGGGCGTGTTCCTGTTCCGGCTCGAGGATCCCGCCGCGCTGGCGCCCGAGGAGCAGGCGAACGCAAGGCTGACGCCGGACGGCAAGGTTCCCGTGATCTACCGGATCAACATGAAGGATCCGGCGATGTTCTTCGTCGCGCAGGGCTTCCCGATCCGCGACAGGGACGTGCTCTACGTGTCCAACGCGCCGCTGGCCGATTTCCAGAAGTTCGTGAACGTGATCTATTCGACCCTGCTGCCGGTTGCGACGACCATCACCGTGACGCAGTGACGATGACGGCCTAGAGCCGCACCCGCTCCACTTCGGCCAGCGTGATGTCGTCGCGGCGGCGATCGTAGAGCTGGGTGGTGCGGGTGGAGGCGTGGTTGGCCATGGCCGCCGCGTTCTCCAGCGTGCCGCCGTTCTTCAGATATGTCGTGATGCCGGTGGCGCGGAAGGTGTGGTTGCCGATCCGCGTGGCGATGCCTGCCGCCTCGGCGCGGCGGCGGACCATGGCGAAGGCGTCGGGCTGGGTGAGCGGCCGGTCGCCGAGCTGCTTGGTCTTGCGGTCTAGGGCGCGGAACAGCGGGGCCTTTGCGTTGCCGGGGATGCTGCCGGGATCGCTGGCGTCGAGGTAGGCGGTCAGGTACTCGTCCAGCAGGTGGTGGCAGGGCATCTCGTGCCGCTTGCCCCCCTTCTCGTGCAGCCGCACCCACAGGCGGCGGCCCTGCACGAAGACGTCCTCCCGCTTCATCGCCAGCGCCGCCCCGATCCGCGCGAAGCTGTAGACCATGAGCGCGATCAGCGCGCGGTCGCGCAAGCCTGTCGGCGCGGCAAGGTCGATGCTCTCGATAAGAGCGCGCGCTTCCTCCCCCTCCAGCACCGGCGTCCGCCCGGTCCGCGCCGAATGGGAAGGACCGCGCACCGAGGACGCCGGGTTGAACGGCACGACCTGCCCGGTCACCAGCCAGTCGAACAGATGCCGCACCGCCGCCAGACGCTGCTTGACGGTCGGCGCGGAAAGCGACTGTCCCAGCTCCTCGATCCAGCCCGCGACATGGATCGGCGCGATGCTCGGCAGATCGCGCACGCCATGCCGGTGGCACCAGGCGAGAAAATCGCGCGAGGCGCGCGCATAGGCGCGGCGCGTGTTGGGATTGCGGATGGCGGCGGCGAAGAATTCGAGGAAGCGAATCCGCGCTTCGGGTGATGCCTCTTTTATGATCGGCACCTGTGCGGGTGAAAGTGCGAGCTGTGTCATGCCGGTTCCGCTCAGGGCGCCTTGGGTATCGCTAGGTTCAGTTCAGTCACCCTGTCTGGCGCATAATCAGTCCATGATAAAGGACATTATCACAGAATGATCGGTGGTATTTCCCGTTTTGGGAAAATCACGCTTGTTTCCCGTCTTGGGAAAGTGTAGGCATTCCTCCCATGAGGATCATCGCGAGGAACCGGTTGGTCGCCTTCTGGGAACGCCATCCGGGGACCGAGCGGTCCCTGCGGCACTGGTTCGAAGTGGCGGAAGCGGCCAGCTGGGCGGGTCCGCTCGACGTGATGGCCGATTTCTCGAAGGCGAAGGCGCTCAACGGCGAGCGCGTCCGCTTCGAGGTGGCAGGCGGCGACTATCGCATGGTGGTCGCCTTCGACTGGAGGCGGTCGATCGCCTTCGTGAAATTCCTCGGCACCCACGCCGAATACGACAGGATCGACGCCCTGCGCGTCAGCCTGTTCTGATCTCAGGAGACGCGCGGATGCACATCCGACCCATCAAGACCGACGAGGACCACGAGGCGGCGCTGCGCCTGATCGAGGAACTCTGGGGCGCCGAGGAAGGCAGCGAGGAGGGCGACCGGCTCGACGTGCTGGTGACGCTGGTGGAAGCCTACGAGCGCGACCGCTGGCCGATCGCGGCGCTCGACCCGGTGGGCGCGATCGAGGCGGCCATGGCGATGAACGGCCACAGCCGCGCCGACCTTGCCGCGCTGGTGGGCCAGTCGCGCGCGACCGAGATCCTCGGCCGCAAGCGCGCGCTGACATTGCCGATGATCCGCAAGATCGCGCGCGCCTGGCATGTGCCCGAAAGGGTGCTGGTTCAGGAGTATGCGCTCAATGCGTGAGGGCGGCTCGAACGTGAAAGGGCGTGAATTCGTGCTTTCGAGTAGAAATTACCCACAGGCCGCGCAGGCCGGGGAAGGGCACGGAAAATGACGGAAACTCCACTCCCCATGCCGCAGGGCGAGCTGTTCCTGCTCGACAGCCCGCTGACCGGCGAGATCCGCGGCGAACGCTCGCTGATGGCGTTCCCGTTCTTCGCGCTGTCCAAGAACGCCTGGATGAAGCCGCTGGCCTACGCCACGCCCTCGGTCTCGATCGAGGTGCGGCCCAGCGCACGGGGCGTCGCGACGATCTATGACAAGGAAATTGTCCTTTATATTGCGAGTCTTATGGCGTCGAAGATCGACGACGGGGACGCCGTCTCGCAGGACTTCACGTTCACCGCGCATGACCTTTTCAGCGTCACCGGATCGAACCACTCGGCGCGCTCCTATTCGCGCCTCGCGGACGCGCTGGAGCGGCTGCAGGGCACGCAGATCCGCACCAACATCGAGGCCGGCGGAGAGGGCGAGGAGGGCTTCTTCTCGTGGCTCTCCGAAGCGCGACTGCAATATGCAAGGTCGGGGAAGAAGGGCGAAAAACGGCTGAAAGCCGTCAAGGTTCGTCTCTGCGACTGGCTGTTTCGCGCCATCCTGCGCGACCGGCAGGTGCTCGACTACGCGCACACCTACTTCCAGCTCGGCCCGATCGAGCGGCGCATCTACGAAGTGGCGCGCAGCACCTGCGTCGAGGGCGAGGCGCTGGAAATCGACCTTGCGACCTTCCGCCTGCAGATCGGATTCCAGAACCAGCTCTCCAATTTCCGCGTGGCGATGCGCCAGATCGTCGCCGAAAACGCCATCCCGGACTATGACTTGCAGCTGGTTGAGGAACCTGAAGATACTGAAAATACAGGAAAACGCGGGAGAAAATCGACCAAGGCCAAGGTCGTGATCCGGCGACGTTCGAAGGTGGCTGGGCAGCTTGCAATGGACTGATCGTGGTCTGCGCACGGTGTGGCGAATTTCCAGAATTTAATTCCTACTCGAAAGCACGAATTTTCAAGGCTGCCGGAAGGTGGCTCCGTCATAGGGCGTGGCCGTGCAAGTCCCAGCGACATGACACGGCCGACGGACGAAGCCATGTCCTTCCCGGTTTGCCGAGCGAACTAAGGTGAAAGGCAGGACATGGAGATCAGGGCCCTCGACATTCCCGGCGTCATGCTGGTCACGCCGCGCCACATCGGCGACGAGCGCGGCTACTTCGCCGAAACCTTCCGCGCCGACGTCTTCGCGCGGGAATGCGGAGACTGGACCTTCGTGCAGGACAACGAGTCCCGCAGCGCGAAGGCGGGCACCATCCGCGGGCTCCACTTCCAGAGCGAACCGCATGCGCAGGGCAAGCTGGTGCGCTGCACAGCGGGCGCGCTGTTCGACGTGGCGGTGGACATCCGCGCCGGCTCGCCCACTTACGGGCAGTGGGTGGGGGAGACGCTGACGCCGGAGAATGGCCGCCAGATGTGGGTGCCTCCGGGTTTTGCCCACGGGTTTTGCTCGCTCGAGCCGGATACGGTGATCTGCTACAAGGTCACCGGCTACTACAGTGCCGCGTGCGACAAGGGGCTCGCCTGGGACGACCCGGCGATCGGCGTCGCCTGGCCGGACGTGGCCGACCCGGAAACCCTTTCGGGCAAGGACCGCAAGCAGCCGCTGCTGGCGGACCTGCCCGAGTATTTCGCCTGGAGTCAGAGAGCTTATGCATGACGGCGTTTACTCTGACGGTCCGGCGCTGCGGATCGCGGTGACCGGCAAGGCCGGGCAGGTCGTCACCGCGCTCGTCGAGCGCGCCGCCGCTGCCGGGCATCAGGTGATCGCGCTTGGCCGCCCCGAACTGGACCTTGCCGATCCCGCTTCGATCATGTGCGCGCTGGAGGCAGCGACGCCCGATGTGGTGATCTCGACCGCCGCCTATACCGCCGTGGACAAGGCCGAGGGGGAGCGCGACCTTGCCCATGCCGTGAACGCGGCGGGCGCGGGCGCGGTGGCGCGCGCCGCCCGGAGGCTGGGCGTGCCGCTGGTCCATGTCTCGACCGACTACGTGTTCGACGGGATGCTGGACCGCCCTTACGTGGAAAGCGATCCCGTCGGCCCGACCGGCGTCTACGGCGCATCCAAGCTGGCGGGCGAGCGCGCCGTGCTGGCCGAGCATGGCGACAACAGCGCGGTGCTGCGCATCGCCTGGGTCTACAGCCCCTTCGGCGGCAATTTCGTCAAGACCATGCTGCGTCTTGCCGGGGAC includes these proteins:
- a CDS encoding replication initiator protein A, encoding MTETPLPMPQGELFLLDSPLTGEIRGERSLMAFPFFALSKNAWMKPLAYATPSVSIEVRPSARGVATIYDKEIVLYIASLMASKIDDGDAVSQDFTFTAHDLFSVTGSNHSARSYSRLADALERLQGTQIRTNIEAGGEGEEGFFSWLSEARLQYARSGKKGEKRLKAVKVRLCDWLFRAILRDRQVLDYAHTYFQLGPIERRIYEVARSTCVEGEALEIDLATFRLQIGFQNQLSNFRVAMRQIVAENAIPDYDLQLVEEPEDTENTGKRGRKSTKAKVVIRRRSKVAGQLAMD
- a CDS encoding type II toxin-antitoxin system HigB family toxin: MRIIARNRLVAFWERHPGTERSLRHWFEVAEAASWAGPLDVMADFSKAKALNGERVRFEVAGGDYRMVVAFDWRRSIAFVKFLGTHAEYDRIDALRVSLF
- the rfbC gene encoding dTDP-4-dehydrorhamnose 3,5-epimerase; this translates as MEIRALDIPGVMLVTPRHIGDERGYFAETFRADVFARECGDWTFVQDNESRSAKAGTIRGLHFQSEPHAQGKLVRCTAGALFDVAVDIRAGSPTYGQWVGETLTPENGRQMWVPPGFAHGFCSLEPDTVICYKVTGYYSAACDKGLAWDDPAIGVAWPDVADPETLSGKDRKQPLLADLPEYFAWSQRAYA
- the rfbD gene encoding dTDP-4-dehydrorhamnose reductase; this translates as MRIAVTGKAGQVVTALVERAAAAGHQVIALGRPELDLADPASIMCALEAATPDVVISTAAYTAVDKAEGERDLAHAVNAAGAGAVARAARRLGVPLVHVSTDYVFDGMLDRPYVESDPVGPTGVYGASKLAGERAVLAEHGDNSAVLRIAWVYSPFGGNFVKTMLRLAGDRDEIAVVADQRGNPTSALDIADGILMVAANLVASDDPDLRGVFHMTAGGEASWADFAQGIFAASAAQGGPSARVRPITTAEYPTPATRPANSRLDCTRIARIHGVALPDWRGSLDAVVARLT
- a CDS encoding tyrosine-type recombinase/integrase, translating into MTQLALSPAQVPIIKEASPEARIRFLEFFAAAIRNPNTRRAYARASRDFLAWCHRHGVRDLPSIAPIHVAGWIEELGQSLSAPTVKQRLAAVRHLFDWLVTGQVVPFNPASSVRGPSHSARTGRTPVLEGEEARALIESIDLAAPTGLRDRALIALMVYSFARIGAALAMKREDVFVQGRRLWVRLHEKGGKRHEMPCHHLLDEYLTAYLDASDPGSIPGNAKAPLFRALDRKTKQLGDRPLTQPDAFAMVRRRAEAAGIATRIGNHTFRATGITTYLKNGGTLENAAAMANHASTRTTQLYDRRRDDITLAEVERVRL
- a CDS encoding polysaccharide biosynthesis/export family protein, which codes for MAGMLSACAVAPASGPSARSVGNAPDAARNGYDIKVIDVTDAVARRLLATDRKSAFSENLGEGRAIGSTIGKGDVLDIGIWEAPPAALFGVSAPDPRMSSSGATARGTSLPEQMVDSDGRIVIPFVGNVQAAGRTPQDIAREITARLAGKAHQPQAIVRLVRNATAAVTVVGDVGGSTRVPLSARGERVLDVLASAGGARQPVNKTMVRITRGAQTSAMPLEAVIRDPRQNVILQPDDVMTVLFQPYSFVALGATNRNEEVPFEATGVTLVQALGRVAGLQDARADVKGVFLFRLEDPAALAPEEQANARLTPDGKVPVIYRINMKDPAMFFVAQGFPIRDRDVLYVSNAPLADFQKFVNVIYSTLLPVATTITVTQ
- a CDS encoding helix-turn-helix domain-containing protein, translating into MHIRPIKTDEDHEAALRLIEELWGAEEGSEEGDRLDVLVTLVEAYERDRWPIAALDPVGAIEAAMAMNGHSRADLAALVGQSRATEILGRKRALTLPMIRKIARAWHVPERVLVQEYALNA